The Filimonas lacunae genomic sequence CCATGTATTTTTTCGAGCGGTTTCTGAGCAACGCGCGTGGGTTGGAAGCGCTGCCGGCAGTAGTTTGCTGTTTGTTGAGATCAAACTGCTGATTTTCGGTATTTAGTATAAGTCGTGCCATTCTTTTTTAATAAGACTTTTCTACACAAATGGAGACGAAATATACAATTTTCCCGGAAATTGGCAAGCTGTGGTATTTAGCAAAAGCATAAGCCCGGCATGCGGTAAGTGCATGCCGGGCTTATGCTGTATCAGCAGATGTTGATTAAAACAGGTCCACCGCCAGTTGTATATTGCCTGCTTTACGAACAGGGTTCCAGCTGGGTTGGGCAGATACGGGTATTTTATATTTACCCAGTTCCAGCACACGGGTAAGTTTGAAGCCTATGTTGGTAAAACCGTCATTAGGACCGTAAAAATTGTTCTTATAGCCTTCATCATGACGGAAGGCAAATGCGCCGCCCACAATCAGGTCAAAGTTTACATTCTTATTTTGCACTACCGGGTAAGATGCCTGTACATACGTAGAGTACAGGTTTTTCTGGTTCAGAACGCCCCGATCACGACCGTGCACTACAGTGGCCCAATATAAGGTCAATGGCAGTTTTTCAGAGACTTTCCAGTTGGCCGATACATCTATAAAATGTCCGCTGGTGCTGTCTTTGTAATCAAAGAAGTTATGGTTGTTCCAGGTGGCATCGGTGGAGTAGTTATAAATATCCCACACGGCAAAGGTTAAGTTCTTCAACGGTGAGTATGCTACATAATAATCAAACTCTTTGTACACGCCTGTTAAACCATAGCCACCCCATATACCTGCTTTCAGCTTTTGATCGCGGGTGCTGATGCCACCGTCAATTGCCAGAGTGGCTGTGTTGGTAACAGCCAGGCCACGCCACAGGTGCATGCTTTTTAACTGGCTGTGAAAGTATAAGGGAGAAATAACGGTACTGTCTGTATGTTTAGTCGTTGTGTCGGTTTGTGCGTTTGCTACAGTGTAGGCAAAGAGCGCACTGGCCACCCCTAACAGGGTACGCATATAGATACTGGTTTTCATATGAAACTGTGTTAGATGACTATAATGCTTAGGTAAGAATAAATGAATATTGGATTGTTTGTATGTTAGCCTATCTGCAGGTAAATTATCGCAGCAACGATAGCGCCTAATACCGGACCAACTACGGGGATCCAGGCATAACTCCAGTTACTGCTGCCTTTACCCTGCATAGGCACGAGGTAGTGTACCAGTCTTGGCGCCAGGTCACGTGCGGGGTTAATGGCATAGCCGGTGGTACCACCTAATGATAAACCAATAGCTAATACAATAAATGTTACGGGTAGTGCGCCTATGGAACCCATGCCTATTTCGGCACCCTCTGCTATTTGCGGGCTAGAGAAATGTAGCACACAGTATACCAGCACAAAAGTGCCTATCACTTCGCTCAGTATATTCAACGGCGTGTTTTTAATAGCGGGGCCGGTGCAAAAAACGCCCAGTTGCGCATCGGGTCTGTCGCTGGTGGCATCAAAGTGTTTTTTGTACATCAGGTAGTTGAGCATGGCGCCTATAAAAGCGCCTGCCAGCTGGGCTGCTATAAACGCCGGTACCTGCGCCCAGGCAAATTTACCGGTTATGGCTAACCCTACCGTTACAGCGGGGTTCAGGTGTGCGCCGCTTACAGGCCCGGCTATTACCACGCCTGCAAAAACGGCCAGCGCCCAACCAAAAGTGATTACTATCCAGCCAGAATTCTGGCCGAATGATTTATTTAATGAAACGTTAGAGCATACGCCTCCGCCTAGCAGAATAAGTATGGCTGTGCCGATAACTTCGGCAGCGATGGGGGACATCATATAACAAGATTTTAGTGGTTAAAAATGTGCAATCGTTACTACTCCTCAACCCATGATTGCGCTCTGCCAACAGCTTTTTTCCAGTATTTTAATAAATCGTTTGCTTTCGCTTCTTCCATTTCCGGATTAAACACTTTCTCTTTACTCCACTGGCTTTTGGTTTCTTCTATGTTGTTCCAGAAGCCCACTGCCAAACCTGCCAGGTAAGCTGCTCCCAGTGAAGTGGTTTCGAGTATTTTCGGACGCACTACTTCGCTGCGCAGTATATCGGCCTGAAACTGCATCAGTGCATTGTTGGCTACTGCGCCGCCATCTACACGTAACTCCAGGTTCTTCATGCCGGTGTCTGATTCCATGCTGTTGATAAGGTCATATACCTGGAAGGCGATGCCCTGTAAAGCCGCTTTGGCAATATGTGCTTTAGTAGTGCCGCGGGTAATGCCGAGGATAGCGCCACGTGCATATTGATCCCAGTAAGGAGCGCCCAGGCCGGTCAGTGCAGGCACAAAGTAAACGCCGCCATTGTCTTCTACAGAAGCGGATAGTGCTTCGCTTTCTGCGGAGGTATGTATAATTTCCAAACCGTCACGTAACCATTGGATGGCTGCACCGCCTACAAACACACTGCCTTCTAAAGCATAGGTGGTTTTGCCATTGATTTTCCAGGCAACGGTAGTTACCAGGTTATTCTTGCTAAGGATAGGTTTGTCGCCAATGTTCAGTAGCAGAAAGCATCCGGTGCCGTAAGTGTTTTTAGCCATGCCTTCTTCTACACACATTTGTCCAAACAGGGCTGCCTGCTGGTCGCCTGCAATACCAGCGATAGGTATTTTGGTAGAGAACAGGGTAGTGGCTGTTTCGCCATATACTTCACTGCTTTCTTTTACTTCGGGTAGCATTTCTTTAGGAACACCAAACAGATTCAGCAGCTCTTCATCCCAACTCATGGTGTTGATGTTAAACAACAGGGTACGTGAGGCGTTGCTTACATCGGTAATGTGCATTTTACCACGGGTAAACTTCCACACCAGCCAGCTATCTACGGTTCCAAAACACAGTTCGCCTTTTTCTGCGCGCTCGCGTGCGCCGCTTACCTTGTCCAGGATCCATTTTATTTTGGTGGCGCAGAAATACGAGTCTATCACCAGGCCGGTTTTAGAACGTATCATGTCTTCGTAACCTTTTGCTTTCAGCTCATCGCAATACTGGGCAGTGCGCCTGTCCTGCCATACAATGGCATTGTAAATAGGCGTACCGGTGGCGCGGTCCCATACAATAGTGGTTTCGCGCTGGTTGGTAATACCAATGGCGGCGATGTCTAGCCCGGTAATATTAGCCTTGGCAATGGCTTCGGCGGCTACCGACGATTGAGTAGACCATATTTCATTAGGGTCATGTTCTACCCATCCTGGTTGAGGAAAGTGCTGTTCAAAATCTTTCTGAGATGCTGCTACAATTTCACCTGCGTGGTTGTAGATGATGGCACGTGAACTGGTAGTGCCCTGATCCAGCGCAAGGATGAATTTTTGACTGTTGCTCATGTTACAATCGTTATTAATGGTTAAAAAATTGTGCTATTAGAAAAATTCCATTTCGTACTTAGTGGCCAGTTCTGTAAAGTCTTTTATTTCCTTTTCTATCCATTGTTCATCTTTTCCCAGCTCAGCGGCCATAGCGGCTGCTACACGGGGGGCTATTGCTACGGCTGCTTTCGAGTCTAACAGCAACAGTCTTATACGGCGCGACAACACATCTTCTACGTGCAAGGCCATTTCATCACGCACGGCAAACACCACATTGGCTAATGTAAAAGGATAGTTGTCCAGCAAAGGAGCTTGTAAAGCTGGTTCGGCAGCTTCCAGGGCTTTTAATGATCTGATATCAGAGCCATATACATGCATTTCGTTATGATGATCTACGGTTGTATCATAACCATGTATAGGCATGTCGGCAGTAACGCAGGCATTAGCAGGCAGGCTGGCTACCTGTATGGCTTTGTCAATAGTATCCTGCGCCATGCGGCGGAAGGTGGTCCATTTACCACCAATGATGGTAATTAAGCCGCTGTCAGATACCATGATCTTATGGCTGCGGGATATTTCCTTGGTGCTTTTGCCTTCGCCTTGTGGGGCGGCCAGCGGACGAAGGCCGGCAAACACCGCCAGTACATCCGTACGGGTAGGTTTTTTAACCAGGTAACGTGTGGCGGTATTCAATATAAAATTGATCTCTTCTTCCAGTGCGCGGGGTTCCAGTTCCGGAACTTCACGCAGGGTATCGGTAGTACCTACAATCAGTTTATTATGCCACGGAACGGCAAACAGTACGCGGCCATCATCCGTTTTAGGGATCATAAGGGCAGCTTCACCTGGTAAAAACGATCTGTCCAGGGTAAGGTGCACGCCCTGGCTGGGACGCACAAAGTGTGGAGCATTAGGTTTGTCCATTTGCAGCACATTATCTACGTACACACCGGTGGCATTAATCACCACTTTTCCTTTCGCTTCGTATTCTTTTCCGGTTTCGATATCTTTCGCTTTAATACCGGTGATCTTTCCATTGCCACCCTTCAGCAGGCCCGTTACCTTGAAATAATTCAAAACACAGGCTCCTTTTTCTGCTGCGGTCTGGGCTACGTTCAGCGCCAGTCGGGCATCGTCAAACTGGCCGTCGTGGTATTCTACACCTCCTTTCAAGCCTTCCTTTTTAATGTTGGGCAGCTTTTCCAGGGTATGACGTACAGAGATATAGCGCGATTTACCCAGGCTAAGCTTACCTGCCAGGAAATCGTAAAATTTTAAACCAACGGTATATTTGATATTGTCGAACCAGGAGTAGTTAGGAATTACGAAACTAGTATTGCGCGTGAGGTGTGGGGCGTTTTGCAGCAGTTTGCCTCTTTCAAAACAAGCTTCTCTTACCAGTCCTAAATCGCCTTGCGCCATGTAACGCACCCCGCCATGCACCAGTTTGGTAGCTTTGCTGGAAGTGCCTTTGGCAAAATCGGCCTGCTCGGTAAGCAGGGTTTTAAATCCACGGGAAGCGGCATCCATTGCTGCGCCTAACCCGGTAGCCCCGCCCCCAATAATGATGACATCCCATTCGGTAGTAGTTTCCAGTTGCAAGAGGGAGGATTTCCTATTCATATGAAACAATTTAAAACCAAAAGTAATTATTCGAAACAATACGAAACAAATAAAACTGATGAAATTGGCATTCCTTTAAGACAAAACCGGCTTTTCTTTCTTTTAGTTATCTTTACCTAAGCACTAAAAGGAAAAGGTTGTCATATGCAAATCGAATCAATGGCGCAGCGCCATAGCTATATTTTAAACAAGCTGAATAAGGAGGAAGTGGTAAAAGTGTCCGATTTGTCGGACGAGCTGAATGTTTCGCCTGTAACTATTCGAAAGGATTTGAAAGTGCTGGAGAGCAAAAAACTATTATATCGCTCCCACGGTATCATCACCAAAAGCAACCCCTATATTATGGACGTGAACGTGAATATCAAAAGTGGTATTCGCACCGACCAGAAAAAACGTATAGGAGAAGCGGCTGCGGCATTGGTGGCTCCGGAAGATGCTATATTAATAGCCTCTGGTACTACGGTATTGCAACTGGCCGAGGCATTAGCGCATAACACTACTGAGCATTTAACCGTGGTTACTTCGGCTATGAACGTAGCTATGGTATTGCGCGAGCGGCCTAATACAGAAATTATACAACTAGGTGGTATCATACGCCAGTCGTCCACTTCGGTGGTGGGGCCTTATGCAGAAGATATGCTGCGCCGGCTCTCTTTTAAAACGCTGTTCCTGGGGGTGGATGGTATAGATGCTGAGTATGGTTGTTCTACTTCCAATATGATGGAAGCCCAGTTGAACGAAGTGATGATTAATGCAGCGCAGAAAACGGTGATTCTTACCGATTCATCTAAGTTTGGTAAAAAGGGCTTTGGTAAAATCTGCGATCTGTCGGAGATAGACCAGATTATTACCGATGATGAAATAACCCATGCTTCGCGTGAAAAAATTGAACAGGCGGGTGTGGAATTAACTATTGTGTAAATGGCATTTTAAAAATGAACCAATATGCAACGGCCTGATAACAGTGAGTTCCCGGAAGTGTATAGTAAATACATTCAGTTGGTAACCACCACCGATCTGTTGCCCATATGGGATAGTTATACCCATGTGATGGCTGAATTCTTTGCTTCCATTGATGAAGCAAAACATGATTACCGGTATGCGCCGGGGAAATGGACTATTAAAGATGTGTTGTTGCATTTGATAGATACAGAAAGGGGATACTCTTACCGGGCTATAGTATGTGTAAGGGGTGATAGTTTTACACCATTATACCCGATGGATGAAGATTTGTTTGCCAGCAATACCAGTACGGCAGGCAGAACAATGGCCGACTTATTGGAGGAGTTTAAAATTGTACGTGCCGGTATGAAAAAGATATTTGAATATGCTACCGAGCAGCAGCAAATGTTTAAAGGCAATGGTGTGAATGGTGCTATCACAGGCCGGGCCTTGGGGTATATTGCTATAGGACATGCCCTGCATCATAAAAATGTAATAGAGGAAAGATATTTATAAAATAAGTAATTTACTGCTTCCCGTAAAGGAAAATCACCCTAAACAACTGCTTATCATGAAGAATGTTGCCAGGGTAGCCGTTATAGCGGTCTGCCTATTTATTGTATGCCGGTTGCCCTATGCAGCTGCTCAGTATTCCCGTTATAAAAGCACAGATATATATGCATCGTTGCAGGATATAAAAACAGCAGGCAGTGTGTTACTGGTAGGTGCAACGCCTGCCGACAGGAATGCCGCTTTACTGGCTTACCTGCGCCAACACAAACATTTGCGCACCGGTTTTTTAAGTGTTACCCGGGGGGAGGGTATTAAAAACCGGGTGAGTACAGAACAGGGGCAGGAGCTGGGACTGGTGCATGCGCTGGAAGCCATCGCAGCCGCCAGTATGGATAAAACGGAAATCTTTTTTACCAGTGCTGTTGATTTTGGCTGGGTGGAAAGCGAGGGGGAGGTGATAAAAGGCTGGGATATGCCTAAGCTTACCAAAGAAGTGGTTGGAATGATTCGCCAGTTTAAACCCGATATTATTATTACTTCCTTCTCAGTAAATGATGTTGATAAACCTGATGCCCGTAGCCGTGTGTTGGGAAAGCTAATGCAGGATGCATTTGCACAGGCCGCTGATACCAGTAAGTATGCTGAGCAGTTTGATTTAGGAGTAAAGCCCTGGCAGGTAAAGCGTATGTTGTGTACAACGGCGGATAGCACACACGCTATTGCCTTTAATCCGGAACAATATAGTGCCATATCAGGCCTGAGTATTACAGATGTTGCCCGGTATAGCAATGGTCAGCAACGCAGCATAGGAGGAAACGATTCATTGCTGAATGTGCCCGTACAATATTTACGCGTGATTGCCGGTGATAACAACTGTGCAGATATGATGGATGGGATAGATGTGTCGCTGGCGAGAATAAGCAGTTATGCAACGGGAAATGTAATTCCGTTGCTGGATAGCATGGTACAACATTTCAACTTTATCAGTCCCGAAGTGGCTGTGGAACCTTTATTGCGATTATATAGCCGGTTCAAAGTGATGCGGGCAGATACGGCCGGGTGGAAAGGGAGAAAATTGCAGGAGGTTCAGCAGGCGTTGTTTACCATGCTGGGTATTAAAGCTGTGATCACTTCTTCTGAAAGATATGCGGTAACAGGCAGGCAGCTACCGTTGCGTTTTGCTATTCGAAAAAACAGTCCGTATCCTGTATCCCTGTCTCGCATCCGCTGCCAGGCAATAGATTCTGCTATTGACATAGAATTGCCACAGTATACTACCCGTAGTTTTACAGCCGAAATAAAAGTGCCTGTGTATACCGAGGCGTATCAGCCTTACTGGTTAAAGAAGCCGATGTCTTCGGAGTATTATATGTACACGAATGATGACTGGCTCATGAAAGGGCGGCCTGATAATATGCCGGCGTTTCCCGGGCAGTTTGTATTGAGAATTGGAGAGGAGGAATTTTCGATAAACCTGCAGGTGGAATACAGCAGGGATTCCGGGCAACTATCCATGCAATATCAGGAAAGATTACCCGAACTGGTACGCACGATTTTACCTCTTACAGTTTCATTGAAGCCGGATAATATTTTAATTCATGTAAAGCCGGGTAATGAGTATACTAAAAATCCATCTGCCATTGTATACTTCAAAAGCTACTTTACACAAAAGCAGGTGAAAACAACTATTAAGCTGGGCAGGCTGGGGTATGGTGTTTCGGTGGATGGGGCTAAGGCGACCGGACAAAAAGGCAATCTGTTATTTGAGAAAGATACGTTGATGGATTTTGTGGCAGGTGAAGTGCGGCAGGTGAATATCCCTGTGCAGGGTGAGGTGTTTACAAAAGGGGAGAAAGTGAATCGAATGCTGGGTGCTTCTATTGTGCTGGAACTGGACAGTGTTAAAAACAATTACAACTCTTTATTGCGTACCATCCGCTATGGGTATATTCCTGAAACGGGTTATTATCTCCGGGAGATGTGCCGCCTGATACCAGATGAGATTAACACCAGGGGTAATCGCATAGGTTTTGTTTCTTCTAAAGAAGACAGGATAGTGTATGCCTTACAGCAAATGGGGTTTACTGTGAAAGTGCTGGAAGATACTGATTTTACTATGGATACTTTACGGCAGTTGGATGCTATTGTAATAGGCTCGCAATTAGATGCTCCCGAAGCGTACCTGGGGCGTTCCTATGATAGTTTGCTTTTGTATGTGCAGGAAGGTGGCAATTGTATTGTGCAGGGGCAGGATGTGGCTGTGCAGCTCACCAGGCCTTTTTTATTAACTTCTGCGCCGTTCAGAATCAATAACAAGGATGGTAAGGTATCTGTACAGCCCGAAGTATTGCCTACTATGCAGGCTCCCAACAGTATTACGGCGGAAGAGTGGAGTAGTTTTGGGCAGGATGTGTGCCGTTTTGCAGCTGTGTCTTACGATCCTGCTTTTGTATCGTGTATAACGCTTTCACGCAATCCGGAAAACAAATCTACCAGGGGAAGTTTGTTGCGGGCAGTGTATGGGCGCGGTAATTTTATTTACTCCTCCCTGAATTTGAGTAGCCAGTTAGCCGAGGGGCGTGCTATGGCTTATAAACTGCTTGCTAATTTAATTGCGTGGCCGGGCAATTAAGCTGTTGAAGGATTTGTAACATTTATTACAGCCCGTTGTAACAAATGTTACAGGATTGCAGTTGGACGTTTTGCATTTTTGTGATGTTCAAATAATCTATCATCATAAAAATACAAACGCCATGAGCTTACGTTTAAACAGCATTGCCCCTGATTTCACTGCCGACACTACCAAAGGAACTATCCGGTTTCATGAATGGATAGGAGAAGGATGGGCCATGTTGTTTTCGCATCCTAAAGATTTTACTCCTGTATGTACTACCGAGTTGGGATATATGGCCCGTATTGAGCAGGAATTTATCAAACGCAACTGCAAAATCATTGGGTTAAGTGTTGATCCGGTAGAAAGTCATCTGATCTGGGAAAAAGATATTGAAGAAACCCAGGGGGCTGCTGTCAACTATCCTATGATAGGAGATCCTACACTGGCTATTGCCAAACTGTACGAGATGTTGCCGGAAGAAGAAGCAGGTACGTCAGAAGGCAGAACTGCCGCTACCAACCAAACTGTGCGTTCTGTGTTTGTGGTAGGTCCGGATAAAAGAATAAAACTACAGTTGACTTATCCAATGACCACAGGGCGCAATTTCAATGAAATACTGCGTGTGCTGGATTCTATGCAATTAACGGCTGCACATAAAGTGGCTACGCCTGTGAACTGGCAAAACGGGGAAGATGTAATTATTGTTCCTGCTGTTTCTGATGCTGAAGCCAAAGAAAAGTATCCTGATGGCTGGAAAACCGTTAAGCCTTACCTGCGTATTGTTGCGCAACCCGCTACATCTAATAACTAATATGAAATTTCAGCAGTCTGCTTAACTGTTTTATAAAATTTTATTACCTATAACAAACGGGTTTGCGTAAGCAGGCCCGTTTGTCTTTCCAGGTGTTGCCAATAGAACGTTCTCCACTATTTTCTTTATCATCAGAGAGGGGAGTAAAGCTTCTGATTGTCTGGAATAAAGCCCTGTTGGCAGGTGATTTTAACGGATTTTATAATATAGTTAATGATATATCTGATATATGTAGTTCAAATATATCCTGTGAATTAGTTGACTAACAGTTGTTTGAGGTTGTTGTTGTATTTTTTATTACCCTATAAACTAGGTGGAATAAAATGTGCCGGATTTTTGGCGGCTGTTAAATATGTCCTATATTTGTCCACGTAATAAGTAGGTTATTAAAATCCATACTATCCCTATGCAGATGAGTTGTTGTAAGTACCAAGACGTAATTCCGTTACCTGCCCTGTAATTCCAAACAAAGATTGAGGTGGTTGTAATGTAAGCCGAAGCTGTAACAACAGCTTCCTGGCCATGTATTGTATTTTCTGAAGTGTTCAAAAAAGCGGTGCAACACTTCCATGGAAGAGGTATGCCTTGTTGTGAAGCCGCCGCACTGTTTAACAAATCCAAACCAATAGATATGCAGAGAAAACTAACTACATGCTTTTTGTTTTTATTCCTGGGAGCCTTTTCGCTTTCGTTACAGGCACAGGATAAAAAGAATGAGCAGGTGCTGGAGGGTATTATTACCGATAGCGCAACGGGTAAGCCGTTAGAAGGGGTTACTATATTAGTAAATGGCGTTGCCGGAAGAGTGCTTACAGATAGCAAAGGGCATTTCAGCAAAAGAATACCGGCCTTCCCGGTTATTGTTAACGCCAGCATTGTAGGCTACAAAGCCGCGGGGGTTAGTGTTAGTGCTTCTCCGGCGTCTATTGTGTTAAGTGGGGATATTGCCGGTTTGTCAGATGTAGTAGTGGTAGGATATGGTAAGCAGGCTAAGAGTGATGTAACCGGCTCTATTGCACATATTAATGGAGATGTAATCAAAGATGTACCAGTGCAGAGCTTTGATCAGGCTTTATCCGGTAAGGCAGCGGGTGTAAGCATTTCATTACCTAATGGTGTATTAAATAATCCACCCGTTATCCGTATCAGGGGCATTAACTCCATCTCATTAAGCTCTTATCCTTTAATAGTAGTAGATGGTATTCCTTTAAACACGGGCAACGTATCTACCAATACCAACGTGGTAAATAACCCGTTGGGAGATATTAATCCACAGGATATTCAGTCTATCGACATTCTGAAAGATGCAGCTTCTACGGCTATTTATGGTTCACGTGCCGCTGCTGGTGTAATGGTGATTACCACTAAGCGTGGCAAGAAAGGTCAGGCTGTTACCAATTTTAATGGCTGGGTGGGTGTTACCAATGCAACACGTCAGCCTAAGGTGCTGAATGCGCAGCAGTATATGACTATTAAAAATGAAGCAGTGTATAACGCTAAAGATCTGGCAGGGAATGCAGCTTCTTATACTCCTTTATTCTTGCCTTCTTACAATGCGGATAGTTCTGTTGTAGATACCAAATGGGACGATTACGTATACAAAACTGCATTGTCTAAAAACTTCAATATAGATGTTTCTGGTGCTACGGAGAAGACCAACTATTTTCTGTCGGCCAACGTTTCCGATCAGGATGGCTTCCTGGTAGGTAATAACTTCAAACGCGAAGCCATCCGCTTTAATATCGATCATGCAGTAACGCCGTGGTTAAAATTAAAAGCAGGTGGTAACTACAACCATACGTTCAATAAATCATACAATACCGGTTCTTTGCCTAACACAGCGCAGTTGCTGATAGGCGCGGCCAGGCTGGCTACGGCCTTGCCACCGAATGTAGCGGCTTATAATCCCGACGGCTCGTTTAATTTAAGTAGCAGTGGTGCTATCGGAATGGGGAATAACAACGCTACACTTACCTTGTATAACCCGCTGGCCTTATTTCAGTACAGCCGTTACACCAGCGAAACGGACCATTTCATCGGGAATGTAGGTGCTACCGTTCGTTTTCTCAAGCACTTTGAGTTTAACTCGCTGTATTCTGTAGACCGCTCTAAAATCGAAAACCAAACCTGGTTAAGTTCTGATATCGGTTCTTCGGCCTATTCTACCGGTGGTGGCGCTACCAATGTGTCTACTTCTATTAATAACTGGGACTGGACCAATAACGTCAACTTCACTTATAACTGGCACGATCATAATATATCTGTGCTGGCAGGTGTAGATGAGCAGCAGATTAAAAATAATGCCTGGGGTGCAGCGGCTTCTGTAGCATCTGACAACTATTTTCAATATTACCAGGGTGGCTGGACCAATGTGGCGGCTTCAGGCAACTCTATGGGTACCAGTGCTTTTATCTCTTCTTTCGGACGTGTGAATTACGATTTTGCCAGAAAATACTTTGTATCGGCCAATTTCAGGCGTGATGGCAACTCTGCTTTAGCGGCCGGCAATAAATATGGCAACTTTGGTGGTTTTTCATTAGGCTGGCAACTGTCTAAAGAAGACTTTTATCAGAAGCTGAAACTGAGCCGTATTCTTACCGGTGTAAAGTTGAAAGGAAGCTGGGGTAGGGTAGGTAATGGTAATTTGTCCAGCAACTACGCTGCTATGAGTTTATATAGTGCCAGCTTATATGGTACTGCTTCTACCTGGAATTTAAGCCAGGTAGGCAACGCCAACCTGAAATGGGAAACCAGTTTGCAAACAAACGTAGGTGCTGAGTTGTCTGTATTAAACAACCTGGCCCAGGTAGAGGTTACCTATTTCAATAACAATGTAAACGGGTTAATCTTAAATTCTCCGCAGGCGCCTTCCCGTGGCATTCCTAACAGTTCCATTCTGCAAAACGTAGGCTCTATGTATAACCGTGGTATAGAAGTAGGTATCAATGCCCAGGTAATACAAAAGAAGAAGTTTGGCTGGAACGTAGCGGTAAACTATACACATATCGTAAACAAGGTAACAGAACTGGCTAATGGCAATGCCGATGTAGTGGGATATACCCACACTACTGCTAACTCTAACAACGTAACACGTGTAGGGTATTCTATCAGTAGCTTGTACGGTGCTAAAACTGCGGGCGTAAATCCTGATAACGGCAGAAGAATCTTTATCAATGCTAAAGGCGAAAAAGTGCAATATAGTTCGGTAGTGGCCAGTGGACAAAGCAACTGGACCTACCTGGATGGTA encodes the following:
- a CDS encoding peroxiredoxin; this translates as MSLRLNSIAPDFTADTTKGTIRFHEWIGEGWAMLFSHPKDFTPVCTTELGYMARIEQEFIKRNCKIIGLSVDPVESHLIWEKDIEETQGAAVNYPMIGDPTLAIAKLYEMLPEEEAGTSEGRTAATNQTVRSVFVVGPDKRIKLQLTYPMTTGRNFNEILRVLDSMQLTAAHKVATPVNWQNGEDVIIVPAVSDAEAKEKYPDGWKTVKPYLRIVAQPATSNN
- a CDS encoding SusC/RagA family TonB-linked outer membrane protein — translated: MQRKLTTCFLFLFLGAFSLSLQAQDKKNEQVLEGIITDSATGKPLEGVTILVNGVAGRVLTDSKGHFSKRIPAFPVIVNASIVGYKAAGVSVSASPASIVLSGDIAGLSDVVVVGYGKQAKSDVTGSIAHINGDVIKDVPVQSFDQALSGKAAGVSISLPNGVLNNPPVIRIRGINSISLSSYPLIVVDGIPLNTGNVSTNTNVVNNPLGDINPQDIQSIDILKDAASTAIYGSRAAAGVMVITTKRGKKGQAVTNFNGWVGVTNATRQPKVLNAQQYMTIKNEAVYNAKDLAGNAASYTPLFLPSYNADSSVVDTKWDDYVYKTALSKNFNIDVSGATEKTNYFLSANVSDQDGFLVGNNFKREAIRFNIDHAVTPWLKLKAGGNYNHTFNKSYNTGSLPNTAQLLIGAARLATALPPNVAAYNPDGSFNLSSSGAIGMGNNNATLTLYNPLALFQYSRYTSETDHFIGNVGATVRFLKHFEFNSLYSVDRSKIENQTWLSSDIGSSAYSTGGGATNVSTSINNWDWTNNVNFTYNWHDHNISVLAGVDEQQIKNNAWGAAASVASDNYFQYYQGGWTNVAASGNSMGTSAFISSFGRVNYDFARKYFVSANFRRDGNSALAAGNKYGNFGGFSLGWQLSKEDFYQKLKLSRILTGVKLKGSWGRVGNGNLSSNYAAMSLYSASLYGTASTWNLSQVGNANLKWETSLQTNVGAELSVLNNLAQVEVTYFNNNVNGLILNSPQAPSRGIPNSSILQNVGSMYNRGIEVGINAQVIQKKKFGWNVAVNYTHIVNKVTELANGNADVVGYTHTTANSNNVTRVGYSISSLYGAKTAGVNPDNGRRIFINAKGEKVQYSSVVASGQSNWTYLDGTTAAAISSSDYYLLANALPKWYGGISNSFTYGSLDLNLNFTYSGGNYVMNGSKGTLREQSAYNNATEVLNRWTTKGQVTDVPRVVYGDLISNGSSFPVSANVEKADFLRLQNVALGYRFNGQFLKGAKITSLRLYAQVTNAFIITKYTGTDPESSSNGNSNTSIGVERNSVGLGRTFTFGFNASF